One window from the genome of Deltaproteobacteria bacterium encodes:
- a CDS encoding SDR family oxidoreductase: MARLTGKVAIITGGAGGIGIAAGRQFAAEGAKVLLVDLAEEPLKQAANTIGSNAVSYAVADVSQPEPTQHYVRTAVERYGGIDIYVANAGIEGAVQPITDYPLELFDRVLAVNVRGVWLGLKCVIPEMKKRGGGSIVITSSVAGIKGTPGVSAYVTSKHAVIGMMRTAALECAPFNIRVNTVNPSPIDTRMMRSLEEGFAPGAGEQAKKNLSNWIPLKRYGTSEEVASVMLFLASDDSRYCSGGVYMVDGGVSAM, from the coding sequence ATGGCACGACTAACCGGAAAAGTTGCGATTATCACTGGCGGTGCAGGTGGCATCGGCATAGCAGCAGGTCGACAATTCGCCGCTGAAGGAGCAAAGGTACTTCTCGTCGACCTGGCTGAAGAGCCTCTGAAACAGGCAGCGAATACAATTGGCAGCAACGCCGTCAGCTATGCAGTTGCGGATGTGAGTCAACCGGAGCCCACGCAGCACTACGTACGAACCGCGGTCGAGCGCTATGGCGGCATCGACATCTATGTAGCCAACGCTGGGATTGAAGGAGCCGTGCAACCGATCACCGACTATCCACTCGAACTCTTTGACAGAGTATTAGCAGTGAATGTTCGTGGGGTGTGGCTGGGACTCAAGTGCGTCATTCCTGAGATGAAAAAGCGCGGGGGCGGCAGTATCGTCATTACGTCTTCAGTCGCTGGTATCAAAGGGACGCCTGGAGTTTCTGCATACGTCACGAGTAAACATGCTGTGATTGGGATGATGCGGACGGCAGCGTTAGAATGTGCCCCATTTAACATTCGTGTAAATACAGTGAATCCGTCGCCGATCGATACACGGATGATGCGGTCATTGGAAGAAGGCTTTGCGCCTGGAGCCGGAGAGCAGGCGAAGAAGAATTTGTCGAACTGGATACCGCTGAAACGATACGGAACCTCAGAAGAGGTCGCTTCGGTCATGTTGTTTCTCGCCAGCGACGATAGCCGTTACTGTAGCGGTGGAGTCTACATGGTCGATGGTGGCGTATCAGCAATGTAA
- a CDS encoding nucleic acid-binding protein: MPSQPTIPFERTSKRRKGFPSETHVKRGRQIVHGGKEFVEKLGRNDPCPCNSGHRFQALLYA, encoded by the coding sequence ATACCCTCTCAACCCACCATTCCTTTCGAACGCACCAGTAAGCGACGAAAGGGATTCCCCTCTGAAACCCACGTCAAACGCGGCCGACAGATTGTTCACGGAGGCAAGGAATTCGTCGAAAAGTTAGGCCGTAACGATCCCTGTCCGTGTAACTCGGGCCACCGGTTTCAAGCATTGTTGTATGCGTAG
- a CDS encoding amidohydrolase/deacetylase family metallohydrolase, giving the protein MPYDLVLKGGDVIDPGWPFHQQADVAITKGKIAAVTPNIPATEAIRTIDVTGKIVCPGLIDIHAHTFINAHDMGPETDQRCAASGVTTIIDAGSAGSATFPGLRHYVAERSQVRLRCFVHLSALGLIHLQVGELMNLDYADPEGCARTIRDNRDIAIGVKLRFSNNVVPDKAGTEPLRLARQAADMAEVPLMVHITDALLPVPKILEFMKPGDVVTHCLHRYPYGIMGPEKKEILREVWNAQKAGVIFDCAHGRMHFTFPFVRMALEQGFMPDTIATDLSIPSATRGPVFDLPTTMSKFLNLGMSLEDVIRRVTTNSARAIGEGGVLGTLKPGSVADVAVFSLERGQFDFVDTDQNHMIGEQRLVTQLTLKDGRVWYRAPREQ; this is encoded by the coding sequence ATGCCGTATGATCTTGTCCTCAAAGGGGGAGACGTCATTGATCCAGGATGGCCATTCCATCAACAGGCCGATGTGGCGATCACTAAGGGGAAAATCGCTGCGGTAACGCCCAATATCCCAGCCACCGAGGCGATCCGTACGATCGACGTGACAGGCAAGATTGTGTGTCCTGGACTCATAGATATTCACGCGCACACGTTTATCAATGCCCACGACATGGGACCGGAAACCGATCAGCGATGCGCTGCAAGTGGAGTGACGACGATCATTGATGCAGGTAGCGCTGGCTCAGCAACGTTCCCCGGATTGCGGCACTATGTGGCTGAACGCAGCCAAGTTCGGCTGCGCTGCTTTGTTCACCTCTCTGCTCTCGGTCTTATCCATTTACAGGTAGGCGAACTGATGAACCTGGATTACGCTGACCCTGAAGGATGTGCGCGGACAATCCGTGATAACCGAGATATCGCAATTGGGGTCAAGCTCCGCTTCAGCAATAATGTGGTTCCAGATAAGGCAGGCACTGAGCCGCTACGCCTGGCACGACAAGCCGCAGACATGGCGGAGGTGCCATTGATGGTTCATATCACGGATGCGCTGCTGCCAGTTCCGAAGATTCTTGAATTCATGAAGCCTGGTGATGTTGTCACTCATTGTCTCCATCGTTACCCGTACGGCATCATGGGACCGGAAAAGAAAGAGATTCTGCGCGAAGTGTGGAATGCGCAAAAGGCAGGGGTCATTTTTGATTGTGCACATGGGCGCATGCATTTCACCTTTCCGTTCGTGCGGATGGCATTAGAGCAAGGATTTATGCCTGATACGATTGCCACAGACTTGTCGATTCCAAGTGCAACGCGCGGACCGGTCTTTGATTTACCGACGACGATGTCGAAGTTTCTCAATCTAGGAATGAGCCTTGAGGATGTCATCCGTCGAGTGACGACGAATTCCGCGCGGGCAATAGGTGAGGGGGGAGTGCTGGGAACACTGAAGCCCGGATCGGTGGCTGACGTAGCGGTCTTCAGTCTTGAGCGCGGGCAATTCGATTTCGTTGATACGGATCAGAATCACATGATTGGCGAACAACGGTTAGTGACGCAGCTGACACTGAAAGATGGTCGGGTCTGGTATCGTGCGCCAAGAGAGCAGTAG
- a CDS encoding DUF1302 domain-containing protein, which yields MNNNRIDTRNTHLKRVFFQPFVYSPISPLLFFSILVFAFPSTSAADFRYGPMSLSGNVQTQQIFRHPEPEKWSIIQQRNVVRLRLEYDWIQDGQAFGYLSVPWIRRARFAGLYRGSYDSIYDFLPGPRQEVFPYQGRTRRDGKLSDLTQGAAHALRFESIFREAYSDIEFADIPLSLRLGRQMVVWGESDNLRMLDRTNALDTTWHAGGLGVETWDDLRIPYWTIKGTYSFGRLGPLIDTYLETYWVPGHWVPAKIGFLPGRPWGFPATNPFVGSPTGGNFKLLNGTVLGRRGDYAKNPGENSQVGVRFGAMTPQGLTFTFNYLYQRLSQDDGMNTTSLRGRNSCLRGTLTCPTLGDVALANTRLLEQGILPAEAYYPYTHTLGISASYADSRYTEGVWRMEMIYEFGKPFADKRKPIFILDANGASVPSGFLGVKKSDAWQGFVGFDRPTWIRALNRRTTFFVTSQLFWQYIPEGASRFQGQISSTDKVRNWEVVGTLAASSVYMRGTLLPLAFVVIDPVNRFSSQFTWIVDYYVTPSVIVRLAQSYFFVPGYGGKVDETWGLGGLYGRRDETVLRLTYQF from the coding sequence ATGAACAACAACCGAATTGACACGCGAAATACTCACCTGAAGCGTGTTTTTTTTCAACCATTCGTTTATTCGCCTATTTCCCCACTTCTCTTCTTTTCAATTCTCGTCTTTGCCTTTCCCTCGACGAGTGCAGCGGATTTTCGCTACGGCCCGATGTCGTTATCGGGCAATGTACAGACCCAGCAGATTTTCCGTCACCCCGAGCCAGAAAAGTGGTCGATCATTCAACAACGCAATGTTGTTCGCTTACGGCTAGAGTATGACTGGATTCAAGACGGACAAGCCTTTGGCTATCTGTCGGTCCCCTGGATTCGCCGCGCTCGTTTTGCCGGCCTCTACCGCGGCTCCTACGATAGTATCTACGACTTCCTTCCTGGGCCTCGGCAGGAAGTATTCCCGTACCAAGGAAGAACGCGACGTGATGGTAAATTGTCAGATCTCACTCAAGGTGCTGCCCACGCCCTCCGGTTTGAGAGCATCTTTCGTGAAGCGTATAGCGATATTGAGTTCGCTGATATTCCGTTGTCACTACGGCTTGGCCGACAGATGGTGGTGTGGGGAGAGTCAGACAATTTGCGCATGTTGGACCGCACCAACGCATTAGATACGACCTGGCATGCTGGTGGGCTTGGCGTTGAGACATGGGATGATCTTCGTATTCCGTATTGGACGATTAAGGGGACGTACAGCTTTGGTCGCCTCGGCCCACTGATTGATACTTACCTGGAAACCTATTGGGTACCTGGGCACTGGGTTCCGGCCAAGATTGGCTTTTTACCTGGACGTCCATGGGGATTTCCAGCGACGAATCCATTCGTTGGGAGTCCGACCGGTGGGAACTTCAAGTTGCTCAATGGCACAGTATTGGGGAGGCGAGGTGACTATGCGAAGAACCCAGGCGAGAATAGCCAGGTAGGCGTGCGCTTTGGTGCGATGACACCACAAGGACTTACCTTCACGTTCAATTATCTGTACCAGCGCCTGTCGCAAGATGATGGGATGAACACCACAAGTCTGCGCGGACGAAACAGCTGTCTCCGAGGAACGTTAACCTGCCCTACGCTAGGTGATGTGGCCTTGGCCAACACGCGCCTCCTTGAACAGGGGATTTTGCCTGCCGAAGCATACTATCCCTATACTCACACCTTAGGCATCTCTGCCAGTTATGCTGATAGTCGCTATACTGAAGGTGTCTGGCGTATGGAGATGATCTATGAGTTTGGTAAACCGTTTGCTGACAAACGCAAACCGATTTTCATCCTTGATGCAAATGGCGCGTCGGTTCCGAGTGGTTTTCTTGGTGTGAAGAAGAGTGATGCCTGGCAGGGGTTCGTTGGCTTTGACCGGCCAACCTGGATTCGCGCCTTGAATCGGCGAACGACATTTTTCGTTACTTCGCAACTGTTCTGGCAATACATTCCAGAAGGGGCCTCACGCTTCCAAGGACAAATCTCGTCTACTGATAAAGTTCGCAATTGGGAAGTGGTCGGTACCTTGGCGGCAAGCTCGGTATATATGCGAGGCACGCTGCTACCACTGGCATTCGTCGTTATTGACCCGGTCAATCGTTTCAGCAGCCAGTTTACGTGGATTGTCGACTACTATGTCACTCCAAGTGTTATCGTGCGCCTTGCGCAGAGTTACTTCTTTGTCCCAGGGTATGGCGGGAAAGTCGATGAAACATGGGGGCTGGGAGGCTTGTATGGTCGTCGTGATGAAACGGTATTACGCTTGACCTATCAGTTCTAA
- a CDS encoding DUF1329 domain-containing protein, whose protein sequence is MSKQWLTLFFICTGIHGQLVYADLSATVIQSMFHPYEQDKQVVSGFAPRTSISKDSWESAKEHLPPEILDRVKSGELSFSVQATTNLPVSEEYIRATKQYAGQVRLGANGELEGYVAGLPFPVLDPADAQSGMKAAWNLRHRDFGDVMQVWNSFRLVTESGSAEREIENYYVVHYGMHRPQSNGTNPNKWESDGILYKEFFHILAPFDLKNSMSLKLRYARDNVNDDNWLYTPASRKIRKMIIKQDEASYDSGFLNEDFFGYWGYVRACNWKLLGSRRMLAPVGAKSVSATFGGRGNWYPVDPWELREMLVLECTPVASRHMYSKRVIYIDQQMFVPVYVLFYDQEGKHQKTLFELYGNPKFNPGNEHVRVPVWVGESMVDYEEQLGSMTVVSKTLYNTPLPDDFFNLDRIMARGQ, encoded by the coding sequence ATGTCGAAGCAGTGGCTTACGCTCTTCTTCATCTGCACGGGGATACATGGACAGCTCGTCTATGCCGACCTCTCTGCAACGGTGATACAGAGCATGTTTCACCCATACGAACAAGACAAACAAGTAGTGAGTGGATTCGCTCCTAGAACGTCTATATCGAAAGACTCATGGGAGTCGGCAAAAGAGCACTTGCCGCCAGAGATTCTCGACCGCGTAAAATCAGGGGAACTCTCTTTTTCTGTGCAAGCAACGACGAATCTTCCTGTGAGTGAAGAATACATTCGAGCGACTAAACAGTATGCTGGACAGGTGCGCCTTGGTGCTAATGGGGAACTTGAGGGATACGTGGCAGGACTCCCGTTCCCCGTTCTTGATCCTGCGGACGCACAGTCTGGGATGAAAGCAGCTTGGAATCTGCGCCACCGTGACTTCGGTGACGTGATGCAAGTGTGGAACTCCTTTCGTCTGGTAACTGAGTCAGGATCAGCGGAACGAGAAATTGAGAACTACTATGTGGTGCACTATGGCATGCACCGTCCACAGAGTAACGGAACGAATCCCAATAAATGGGAGAGTGACGGTATTCTCTATAAGGAGTTCTTTCATATCCTTGCCCCGTTTGATTTGAAGAATTCGATGAGCCTCAAGCTCCGCTATGCACGGGACAATGTCAACGATGATAACTGGTTGTATACTCCAGCGAGTCGAAAAATTCGCAAGATGATTATCAAACAAGATGAAGCGTCATATGACTCAGGTTTTCTCAATGAAGATTTTTTCGGGTACTGGGGATATGTCCGTGCGTGTAACTGGAAGTTACTAGGATCACGACGCATGCTGGCCCCTGTTGGTGCGAAATCGGTGAGTGCGACGTTTGGTGGCCGTGGAAATTGGTACCCGGTCGATCCATGGGAACTGCGAGAAATGCTTGTCCTCGAATGTACGCCGGTGGCAAGTCGACATATGTATAGCAAACGCGTGATCTATATCGACCAACAAATGTTCGTCCCTGTCTACGTCCTGTTCTACGATCAAGAGGGAAAACATCAGAAGACCCTTTTTGAACTCTACGGAAACCCGAAATTCAACCCTGGGAACGAACACGTCCGTGTTCCTGTATGGGTAGGGGAGTCGATGGTCGACTATGAAGAACAACTCGGCTCGATGACGGTGGTGAGCAAGACGCTCTACAATACCCCTCTCCCGGATGATTTCTTTAATCTCGATCGGATCATGGCCCGTGGGCAGTGA